One Mesorhizobium sp. L-2-11 genomic region harbors:
- a CDS encoding SRPBCC family protein, which yields MSPKPTGHLRGNDLILTRTFRAPIDDVWTSVTKSENTALWFGSWKGDAGPGKIVRLQLVHEKGRPWTNVTIEACEAPRRLVVTMKDDYGEWRIELTLTQTNDTTELRLVQHLSDRKLAGDIGPGWEYYLDMLVAAREGNALPSFEDYYPSQKAHYLEGA from the coding sequence ATGAGCCCGAAACCCACCGGCCACCTTCGTGGCAACGACCTGATCCTCACGCGCACGTTCCGCGCACCCATCGATGACGTCTGGACGAGCGTGACGAAATCCGAAAACACCGCGCTCTGGTTCGGCAGTTGGAAAGGCGACGCCGGCCCGGGCAAGATCGTGCGGCTGCAACTGGTCCATGAGAAGGGCCGGCCGTGGACGAACGTGACGATCGAAGCGTGCGAGGCGCCGCGCCGCCTAGTCGTCACGATGAAGGATGACTACGGCGAGTGGCGCATCGAGCTGACGTTGACGCAAACGAACGACACGACCGAGCTACGCTTGGTGCAGCACCTGAGCGACCGAAAACTCGCGGGCGACATAGGGCCAGGCTGGGAGTACTACCTCGATATGCTGGTCGCCGCGCGCGAAGGCAACGCGCTGCCGTCGTTCGAAGATTACTACCCATCGCAGAAGGCACACTACCTGGAGGGCGCATAG
- a CDS encoding ABC transporter permease, producing the protein MSKTMESDLHEPSAGISRPGNPRKEWKHPSDHWLRGFILDNRAALGTLAVFVVMMTVFMIANPTVFTTWYLYSSVLTTLPVALFVVVPLVFVVTCGEIDLSFPATMGFASWVFALVVQAGYDPFLGIAAAIATGTLLGFLVGSLVVYGGLSSLIATLGMNFLLRGLIQIINEGRSTALTSLADSWAYKIFSSQLYGIPVQIFWAIGFVVLSALLYNRHRFGAQVKVVGDNPDSAQQMGIDVKRVRVKVFVFVGIGAAIAGTFSVMINFTWWPTAGDGYLLPVLASVFVGGTPTWGGVGTVVGGAIGAVTVSFIQTGVVAAGLSGFYVQFFNGLIIILSLLGHKWNQARYR; encoded by the coding sequence ATGAGCAAGACAATGGAGTCCGATCTGCACGAGCCGTCCGCCGGAATCTCCCGTCCCGGCAATCCCCGGAAAGAGTGGAAACACCCATCCGATCACTGGTTGCGCGGCTTCATCCTCGACAACCGCGCCGCGCTCGGCACGCTTGCCGTGTTCGTGGTGATGATGACGGTGTTCATGATCGCCAACCCGACCGTCTTCACCACCTGGTATCTCTACAGTTCCGTGCTCACCACGCTGCCGGTAGCGCTGTTCGTGGTGGTGCCGCTGGTCTTCGTCGTCACCTGCGGCGAGATCGACCTGTCGTTTCCGGCAACGATGGGCTTTGCCTCATGGGTGTTCGCGCTGGTCGTGCAGGCCGGCTACGACCCGTTCCTCGGCATCGCCGCCGCTATTGCAACGGGTACGTTGCTCGGCTTCCTGGTCGGGTCGCTGGTCGTCTATGGCGGGCTGTCGTCGCTGATCGCCACGCTCGGCATGAATTTCCTGCTGCGCGGCCTGATCCAGATCATCAACGAAGGCAGGTCGACGGCGCTGACCAGCCTTGCCGACAGCTGGGCCTACAAGATCTTCTCCAGCCAGCTGTACGGCATCCCGGTGCAGATCTTCTGGGCCATCGGCTTCGTCGTGCTGTCGGCGCTGCTCTACAACAGGCATCGCTTCGGCGCGCAGGTGAAGGTGGTCGGCGACAATCCCGACAGCGCCCAGCAGATGGGCATCGACGTCAAGCGCGTGCGGGTGAAAGTGTTCGTCTTCGTCGGCATCGGGGCGGCGATCGCCGGCACCTTCTCGGTGATGATCAACTTCACCTGGTGGCCGACGGCCGGCGACGGCTATCTCTTGCCGGTGCTGGCATCGGTGTTCGTTGGCGGCACGCCGACCTGGGGCGGCGTCGGTACCGTGGTCGGCGGCGCCATCGGCGCCGTCACCGTGTCGTTCATCCAGACCGGCGTTGTCGCGGCAGGCCTGAGCGGCTTCTATGTCCAGTTCTTCAACGGGCTGATCATCATCCTGTCGCTGCTCGGCCACAAATGGAACCAGGCGCGGTATCGGTGA
- a CDS encoding ATP-binding cassette domain-containing protein, translated as MAERLIELRDISKSYGQVYALGGVNLSVDRGEVVGLIGDNGAGKSTLIKILSGVVKPTSGEILIRGQPVTGWSAARSRDAGIETVFQDRALAVQQTIVRNIFMGRELTGFLGWLKVNKEIEEASRLMREIGFTSKVFTPQSIVGQLSGGERQGVAIARAIYKQADLIILDEPTTALSLTETAKVFHFVRQVRASGRSILFIGHNIHHVFDIADRFVVLDRGKVALTADRSQVKSAEDLINFMEDVAHPGGLPGLHDADDPEQRAR; from the coding sequence ATGGCCGAACGCCTCATCGAACTGCGCGACATCAGCAAGTCCTACGGTCAGGTCTATGCGCTGGGCGGGGTCAATCTCAGCGTCGACCGCGGCGAGGTGGTCGGCCTGATCGGCGACAACGGCGCCGGCAAGTCGACACTGATCAAGATCCTCTCCGGCGTGGTCAAGCCGACCAGCGGCGAGATCCTCATCCGCGGCCAGCCGGTGACCGGCTGGAGCGCCGCGCGCTCGCGCGACGCCGGCATCGAGACGGTCTTCCAGGACCGGGCGCTCGCCGTGCAGCAGACGATCGTGCGCAACATCTTCATGGGCCGCGAACTCACCGGCTTTCTCGGCTGGCTGAAGGTCAACAAGGAAATCGAGGAGGCGAGCCGGCTGATGCGCGAGATCGGCTTCACCTCGAAAGTGTTCACGCCGCAGTCGATCGTCGGCCAGCTCTCCGGAGGTGAACGCCAGGGCGTGGCGATCGCCCGCGCCATCTACAAGCAGGCCGACCTGATCATCCTCGACGAGCCGACGACGGCGCTGTCGCTGACCGAAACCGCCAAGGTCTTCCATTTCGTGCGCCAGGTGCGGGCGAGCGGGCGGTCGATCCTGTTCATCGGCCACAACATCCACCACGTCTTCGACATCGCCGACCGATTCGTCGTGCTGGATCGCGGCAAGGTCGCGCTCACCGCCGACCGCAGCCAAGTCAAGTCGGCCGAAGACCTCATCAACTTCATGGAAGACGTCGCGCATCCGGGCGGATTGCCGGGACTGCACGACGCCGACGACCCGGAGCAGAGAGCACGATGA
- a CDS encoding FAD-binding oxidoreductase, which produces MALSDLNPVERNEEGIAAVLGILKQRLGERFQTGQAIRAQHAHTTTYIPTQAPDGVAFPQTTAEVQEIVSACAAHRVPVIAFGVGSSLEGHTNAPGGGISVDTSRMNRILAVNPQDLDCTVEPGVTREELNRHLRDTGLFFPIDPGANASLGGMAATRASGTNAVRYGTMRENVLSLTAVMADGETVTTGKRAKKSSAGYDLTRLLIGSEGTLGIITQLTLKLQGIPQAISGGVCPFPSVEAACNAVIATIQMGIPVARIELVNALQMRAMKSYSKLDYPESPCLFVEFHGSDAGVSEQAETFGEIAEDYGGGPFLWTSVAEERTKLWKARHDAYWSSLTLRPGAKGLSTDVCVPISRFAECVTQTEADIAEMGLIAPIVGHAGDGNFHVLVLMDADDPKEIEQTEEFVARLNMRAIGMDGTCTGEHGIGQGKIGFLRHELGHSVDIMRTIKQALDPQNIMNPGKILPAD; this is translated from the coding sequence ATGGCTCTGAGCGACCTCAATCCGGTCGAGCGCAACGAAGAAGGCATTGCCGCGGTGCTCGGCATCCTCAAGCAGCGGCTCGGCGAACGGTTCCAGACCGGGCAGGCGATCCGCGCCCAGCACGCGCATACCACCACCTACATACCGACCCAGGCGCCGGACGGCGTGGCATTTCCACAGACGACGGCGGAGGTGCAGGAGATCGTGTCGGCCTGCGCCGCGCACCGCGTGCCGGTGATCGCCTTCGGCGTCGGCTCCTCGCTGGAGGGCCATACCAACGCGCCGGGCGGCGGCATTTCTGTCGATACGTCGCGGATGAACCGCATCCTCGCGGTCAACCCGCAGGATCTCGACTGCACGGTTGAGCCCGGTGTGACGCGCGAGGAACTCAACCGGCATCTGCGCGACACCGGCCTGTTCTTTCCGATCGATCCGGGCGCCAATGCATCGCTCGGCGGCATGGCGGCGACGCGGGCGTCGGGCACCAATGCCGTGCGCTACGGCACAATGCGCGAGAATGTGTTGTCGCTGACGGCGGTGATGGCCGACGGCGAGACGGTGACGACCGGCAAGCGCGCAAAAAAGAGCTCGGCCGGCTACGATCTGACGCGGCTGCTGATCGGCTCCGAAGGCACGCTCGGCATCATCACCCAGCTGACGCTTAAGCTGCAGGGCATTCCGCAAGCGATTTCCGGCGGCGTCTGTCCGTTTCCAAGCGTTGAGGCGGCCTGCAATGCGGTGATCGCGACAATCCAGATGGGCATTCCGGTGGCACGCATCGAACTGGTCAACGCGCTGCAGATGCGAGCGATGAAGAGCTATTCGAAACTCGACTATCCGGAGAGCCCGTGCCTGTTCGTCGAATTCCATGGCAGTGATGCCGGCGTTTCCGAGCAGGCCGAAACCTTCGGCGAGATCGCCGAAGACTATGGCGGCGGACCATTCCTGTGGACCAGTGTCGCCGAGGAGCGGACAAAGCTGTGGAAGGCCAGGCACGACGCCTACTGGTCGTCGCTGACGCTGCGGCCGGGCGCCAAGGGGCTGTCGACCGACGTCTGCGTGCCGATCTCGCGCTTTGCCGAATGCGTCACGCAAACCGAGGCCGACATCGCCGAGATGGGGTTGATCGCGCCGATCGTCGGCCATGCCGGTGACGGCAATTTCCATGTGCTGGTGCTGATGGACGCGGACGATCCGAAAGAAATCGAGCAGACAGAAGAGTTTGTCGCGCGGCTGAACATGCGGGCGATTGGCATGGATGGAACCTGCACCGGCGAGCACGGCATCGGACAAGGCAAGATCGGCTTTCTGCGCCATGAACTCGGCCACAGCGTCGATATCATGCGCACGATCAAGCAGGCGCTCGATCCGCAGAACATTATGAACCCTGGGAAGATACTGCCGGCCGACTAA
- a CDS encoding EamA family transporter: MDDQAQAPAAIPALTGPVFGRLATSLPPHVWFGVSAVFHYLGPAFAVLLFPHVGVLGMAWLRIVTAALVFAPLTRPWTAFARADRPTRLQLLGFGACLGVMNCSFYLALDRLPISLVAAIEFVGTIGVALVGVRSPRNLAALAVAVIGTLLLIDVRWSSDPIGLFWAFLNGALFVGYIVLGHRVARAGAGDGIAGLGAAMAVACLIVLPIGFTDALPAFTAPPLLIAAIGVGICSSVIPYICDQLAMSRLPRSSFALMLSLLPVTATLIGVIVLRQIPSPADCIGIALVVAGVAFHKPANA, translated from the coding sequence ATGGATGATCAAGCGCAAGCCCCAGCTGCAATCCCTGCCCTCACCGGCCCTGTCTTTGGCAGGCTGGCGACATCGCTGCCGCCGCATGTCTGGTTCGGTGTCAGTGCCGTGTTTCATTATCTCGGGCCGGCTTTCGCCGTGCTGCTTTTCCCGCATGTCGGCGTGCTTGGCATGGCCTGGCTGCGCATCGTCACGGCCGCTCTGGTCTTCGCGCCGCTGACGCGGCCGTGGACGGCCTTCGCCCGCGCCGACCGGCCGACACGGCTGCAGCTTCTCGGTTTTGGCGCCTGCCTCGGCGTGATGAATTGCTCCTTCTACCTGGCACTCGACCGCTTGCCGATCTCGCTGGTTGCGGCGATCGAATTCGTCGGCACCATCGGCGTTGCGCTGGTCGGCGTCAGAAGCCCGCGCAATCTCGCAGCCCTTGCCGTTGCCGTCATCGGCACCTTGCTGCTGATCGACGTCAGATGGTCAAGCGACCCGATCGGTCTGTTCTGGGCTTTCCTCAATGGCGCGCTGTTCGTCGGCTACATCGTGCTTGGCCATCGCGTTGCCCGCGCCGGCGCTGGCGACGGCATCGCCGGCCTGGGCGCCGCCATGGCGGTCGCCTGCCTCATCGTGCTGCCGATCGGCTTCACCGATGCGCTGCCGGCTTTCACGGCGCCGCCGCTGCTCATCGCCGCCATCGGCGTCGGCATCTGCTCGTCGGTCATCCCCTATATCTGCGACCAGCTAGCCATGTCGCGGCTGCCGCGATCGAGCTTCGCGCTGATGCTGTCGTTGCTGCCGGTCACCGCCACGCTGATTGGCGTCATTGTGCTCCGCCAGATACCCAGCCCTGCCGATTGCATCGGCATCGCGCTGGTGGTGGCCGGCGTCGCCTTTCACAAACCGGCAAATGCCTGA
- a CDS encoding ATP-dependent helicase, which translates to MSGFSEDMPFFDEPNARPVAPSGIAARAMAARNGHTNAPNYLNGLNPEQRLAVETTEGPVLVLAGAGTGKTRVLTTRIAHILATGKAFPSQILAVTFTNKAAREMKQRIGLLIGEGNVEGMPWLGTFHSIGVKLLRRHAELAGLRSDFTILDTDDVVRLIKQLIQAEGLDDKRWPAKQFAQMIDGWKNKGLGPAEIAEGDARSFANGKGRELYKAYQERLKTLNACDFGDLLCHPIRIFRGNPDVLKEYHKRFRYILVDEYQDTNTAQYMWLRLLAQRPQSSPLEGEVPAKRAEGVAAEGTARASGTAARTPPGRALPSHPPLKGEGNPRPATVNICCVGDDDQSIYGWRGAEVDNILRFDKDFPGATIIRLERNYRSTAHILGTASHLIAHNESRFGKTLFTEKIAEDDEKVHVHAAWDSEEEARAVGETIEAYQRQKHDLNDMAILVRASFQMREFEDRFVTLGLNYRVIGGPRFYERLEIRDALAFFRVVAQGADDLAFERIVNVPKRGLGEATIRQIHDTARALRIPMLEAAEKLAESDELKPKPRAALREVAANFERWQKALETTPHTELAETILEESGYTDMWKNDRSAEAPGRLENLKELVRSMEEYESLRSFLEHVALVMDAEQNAELDAVNIMTLHSAKGLEFETVFLPGWEEGLFPHQRALDEGGRSGLEEERRLAYVGLTRAKKNLHLWFVSNRRIHGLWQSTIPSRFLDELPEAHVEIAESGNSYGGYGNAYGGGSFASGRGGQAAGRQNPYGASRFDNVGAEKSGSFSNTYATPGWQRAQQNRTEATDRNWGSRSGHQVERIGYGETDSGYGAGRTSIKGRTIDGELVAKSVADTPSRFSVGDRVFHQKFGNGNIAAIDGNKLTIDFDKAGQKRVLDGFVTGV; encoded by the coding sequence ATGTCCGGCTTTTCGGAAGATATGCCTTTCTTTGATGAACCGAACGCGCGGCCCGTGGCCCCGTCGGGCATTGCTGCGCGCGCCATGGCTGCCCGCAACGGCCACACCAATGCGCCCAACTATCTGAACGGGCTCAACCCCGAGCAGCGGCTGGCGGTGGAGACCACCGAGGGGCCGGTCCTGGTGCTGGCCGGCGCCGGCACCGGCAAGACGCGCGTCCTGACCACCCGCATCGCCCACATCCTCGCCACCGGCAAGGCCTTCCCCTCGCAGATCCTCGCCGTCACCTTCACCAACAAGGCGGCGCGCGAGATGAAGCAGCGCATCGGCCTGCTGATCGGCGAAGGCAATGTCGAAGGCATGCCGTGGCTCGGCACCTTCCACTCGATTGGAGTGAAGCTGCTACGCCGCCACGCCGAGCTCGCCGGGCTCAGATCCGACTTCACCATTCTCGACACCGACGACGTCGTGCGCCTGATCAAGCAGCTCATCCAGGCCGAAGGACTGGACGACAAACGCTGGCCGGCCAAGCAGTTCGCCCAGATGATCGACGGCTGGAAGAACAAGGGGCTTGGCCCCGCCGAGATTGCCGAGGGCGACGCCCGCTCCTTCGCCAACGGCAAGGGCCGCGAGCTCTACAAGGCTTATCAGGAGCGGCTGAAGACGCTGAACGCCTGCGACTTCGGCGATCTTCTGTGCCACCCGATCCGCATCTTCCGCGGCAATCCGGACGTGCTGAAGGAATACCACAAGCGCTTCAGATACATCCTCGTCGACGAATACCAGGACACCAACACCGCCCAATATATGTGGCTGCGGCTTTTGGCGCAGCGGCCGCAATCCTCCCCCCTTGAGGGGGAGGTGCCCGCGAAGCGGGCGGAGGGGGTCGCCGCAGAAGGCACCGCCAGAGCGTCGGGCACTGCCGCACGGACCCCACCCGGCCGGGCTTTGCCCAGCCACCCTCCCCTCAAGGGGGAGGGAAATCCGCGCCCAGCCACCGTCAACATTTGCTGCGTCGGCGACGACGACCAGTCGATCTACGGCTGGCGCGGGGCCGAGGTCGACAACATCCTGCGCTTCGACAAGGATTTCCCCGGCGCCACGATCATCCGGCTGGAGCGCAACTACCGCTCCACCGCGCACATCCTCGGCACCGCCTCCCACCTCATCGCCCACAATGAAAGCCGCTTCGGCAAGACGCTGTTCACCGAAAAGATCGCCGAGGACGACGAGAAGGTGCATGTGCATGCCGCCTGGGATTCCGAGGAAGAGGCCCGCGCCGTTGGCGAAACCATCGAGGCCTACCAGCGTCAGAAGCACGATCTCAACGACATGGCCATTCTTGTTCGCGCGTCCTTCCAGATGCGCGAGTTCGAGGACCGCTTCGTCACCCTCGGGCTCAACTACCGCGTCATCGGCGGCCCGCGCTTTTACGAGCGCCTCGAAATCCGCGACGCCCTGGCCTTCTTCCGCGTCGTCGCGCAAGGCGCAGACGACCTCGCCTTCGAGCGCATCGTCAACGTGCCGAAGCGCGGGCTGGGCGAAGCCACTATCCGCCAAATCCACGACACCGCCAGGGCGCTGCGCATCCCGATGCTGGAGGCTGCGGAAAAACTCGCTGAGAGCGACGAGCTGAAGCCGAAGCCGCGCGCAGCGCTGCGCGAGGTCGCCGCCAATTTCGAGCGCTGGCAGAAGGCGCTGGAGACAACGCCGCACACCGAGCTGGCCGAAACCATCCTGGAGGAGAGCGGCTACACCGACATGTGGAAGAACGACCGCTCGGCGGAAGCGCCTGGCCGGCTGGAAAACCTCAAGGAACTGGTCCGCTCCATGGAGGAGTACGAATCGCTGCGCTCCTTCCTCGAACATGTGGCGCTGGTAATGGACGCCGAGCAGAACGCCGAGCTCGACGCGGTCAACATCATGACGCTGCATTCGGCCAAGGGCCTCGAATTCGAGACGGTTTTTCTGCCCGGCTGGGAGGAAGGTCTGTTTCCGCATCAGCGCGCGCTCGACGAGGGCGGTCGCTCCGGGCTCGAGGAAGAACGGCGGCTGGCCTATGTCGGGCTGACCCGCGCCAAGAAGAACCTGCATCTGTGGTTCGTCTCCAACCGCCGCATCCACGGCCTGTGGCAATCGACGATCCCGTCGCGCTTCCTCGATGAATTGCCGGAAGCCCATGTCGAAATCGCCGAGAGCGGCAACTCCTATGGCGGTTACGGCAATGCCTATGGCGGCGGCTCCTTCGCCTCCGGGCGGGGCGGCCAGGCGGCAGGAAGGCAGAATCCTTATGGCGCCTCGCGCTTCGACAATGTCGGCGCGGAAAAGTCGGGAAGCTTCTCCAACACCTATGCAACGCCGGGCTGGCAGCGCGCGCAGCAGAACCGCACTGAGGCCACCGACCGCAATTGGGGCTCGCGCTCCGGCCACCAGGTCGAGCGCATCGGCTATGGCGAGACCGACTCCGGCTACGGCGCCGGCCGCACCTCGATCAAGGGCCGCACCATCGACGGCGAGCTGGTCGCCAAATCCGTTGCCGACACGCCATCACGCTTCAGTGTCGGCGACCGCGTCTTCCACCAGAAATTCGGCAACGGCAACATTGCGGCCATCGACGGCAACAAGCTGACCATCGATTTCGACAAGGCCGGTCAGAAACGCGTGCTGGACGGGTTTGTCACCGGGGTGTGA
- a CDS encoding thioesterase family protein: MSSPAPFVSRAMAIEKDWIDYNGHLNMAYYNVLFDRCSDEAFDMMGMGLEYAKQRRLTIYTAEVHVCYIRELHLDHKVNVSFQLLDHDDKRLRAYQEIRHVDGWLAATSESLLLHIDMSGPKVAPFPADVLAKVETMRAAHAALPMPERTGRSIGIRRKALEPQSGRR; encoded by the coding sequence ATGTCCAGCCCTGCCCCCTTCGTCTCTCGTGCCATGGCCATCGAGAAGGACTGGATCGACTATAACGGTCATCTCAACATGGCCTATTACAACGTGCTGTTCGACCGCTGCTCCGACGAAGCGTTCGACATGATGGGGATGGGGCTGGAGTACGCGAAGCAGCGCCGGCTGACCATCTACACGGCGGAAGTCCATGTCTGCTATATCAGGGAGCTGCATCTCGACCACAAGGTCAATGTCTCCTTCCAGCTGCTCGACCATGACGACAAGCGGCTGAGAGCCTACCAGGAAATCCGCCATGTCGACGGCTGGCTCGCTGCCACATCCGAATCTTTGCTGCTGCATATCGACATGTCCGGACCGAAGGTGGCGCCCTTCCCGGCCGATGTCTTGGCCAAGGTCGAAACCATGCGCGCCGCCCATGCGGCGCTGCCGATGCCTGAGCGCACCGGCCGTTCGATCGGTATTCGTCGCAAGGCACTTGAGCCGCAGTCAGGCCGCCGTTAA
- a CDS encoding dienelactone hydrolase family protein gives MTKPSPASPAVTRPAITQAMIDAYDEYTHLTLDRRRFMEQLTRLAGSGAAAAAIAPLLAANSARAAVVAEDDSRVTGEDISYPGSGGEMKGYLVKPAGQSGKLGTVIVVHENRGLNPHIRDVTRRVALEGFVALAPDFLSPLGGTPADEDKAREQISKLDPAQTIANAVATVAFLKGHADGNGKVGAVGFCWGGGTVNTLAANEPDLAAAVAYYGMQPKAEDVPKIKAALLLHYAGLDTRINAGIDAFRKELDAAEVEYTINVYEGANHAFNNDTSAARYDKNAADLAWGRTIAFLKEKLA, from the coding sequence ATGACAAAACCGAGCCCTGCCAGCCCCGCCGTCACCAGACCCGCCATTACCCAGGCGATGATCGACGCCTATGACGAATACACGCATCTGACGCTCGACCGGCGGCGCTTCATGGAACAGTTGACCAGGCTTGCCGGATCAGGTGCCGCTGCTGCCGCAATCGCACCGCTGCTGGCGGCCAATTCGGCCCGGGCGGCGGTTGTTGCCGAGGACGATTCACGCGTGACGGGCGAGGACATCAGCTACCCCGGCAGCGGTGGCGAGATGAAGGGCTATCTGGTCAAGCCGGCCGGCCAGTCCGGCAAGCTCGGCACCGTCATCGTCGTGCATGAGAACAGGGGGCTCAACCCGCATATACGCGATGTGACGCGGCGCGTGGCGCTGGAAGGCTTCGTTGCGCTTGCCCCGGACTTCCTGTCGCCGCTCGGCGGCACGCCGGCCGACGAAGACAAGGCGCGCGAGCAGATTTCAAAACTCGATCCGGCTCAGACCATCGCCAATGCGGTCGCAACGGTCGCTTTCCTCAAGGGACATGCGGATGGCAACGGCAAGGTTGGCGCGGTCGGCTTCTGCTGGGGCGGCGGCACGGTGAACACACTGGCTGCCAACGAGCCGGATCTGGCTGCCGCTGTCGCCTATTACGGCATGCAGCCGAAGGCCGAGGATGTGCCGAAGATCAAGGCGGCGCTGCTGCTGCATTATGCCGGGCTCGACACCCGCATCAATGCCGGCATCGACGCCTTCAGGAAGGAGCTCGATGCAGCCGAGGTCGAGTACACGATCAATGTCTATGAGGGCGCCAATCATGCCTTCAACAATGACACCTCAGCGGCCCGTTACGACAAGAACGCAGCGGACCTCGCCTGGGGCCGGACGATTGCCTTTCTCAAGGAAAAGCTTGCCTGA
- a CDS encoding Lrp/AsnC family transcriptional regulator, whose product MKRLRNENADLDAADLKILRLLEKDARTSTAELARSVGLSAPSVAERIKRLQESGVIEAYTVRINPAALGMKLSAWLRIRPVPGQLAVVAEIIRDLPEIAQCDRVTGEDCFIALAHVGSVAELERVIDRIIPFAMTNTAIIQSSPVVARSPLAAVKHRA is encoded by the coding sequence CTGAAACGCCTTCGAAACGAAAATGCTGATCTGGATGCGGCGGATCTGAAAATCCTGCGCCTGCTGGAAAAGGATGCGCGCACCAGCACCGCCGAACTGGCGCGCTCGGTCGGCCTGTCGGCGCCGAGCGTGGCCGAACGCATCAAGCGGCTGCAGGAGAGCGGCGTGATCGAGGCCTACACGGTGCGGATCAACCCGGCCGCGCTCGGCATGAAACTGTCGGCATGGCTGCGGATCAGGCCGGTGCCGGGACAACTGGCTGTAGTGGCGGAGATCATCCGCGACTTGCCGGAAATCGCCCAGTGCGACCGGGTGACCGGCGAAGACTGTTTCATCGCGCTGGCGCATGTCGGCTCGGTGGCCGAACTCGAACGGGTGATCGACCGCATCATTCCGTTTGCGATGACCAACACCGCAATCATCCAGTCGTCGCCGGTGGTGGCGCGTTCGCCGCTGGCGGCAGTGAAGCACCGGGCTTGA